The following coding sequences are from one Candidatus Methylomirabilota bacterium window:
- the gap gene encoding type I glyceraldehyde-3-phosphate dehydrogenase — translation MAIKAAINGFGRIGRNAFRAALEDPALEFVAVNDITDARTLAHLLKYDSVHGTLQAEVQAKENAIVVDGREIKVFAQRDPAALPWKELGIQVVVESTGRFTDKAGASKHLQAGAQKVIISAPAKDPDITIVLGVNETMYDPTKHAVISNASCTTNCLAPIAKVIMEQFGIRHSLVTTIHSYTNDQQILDLPHSDLRRARAAALSQIPTSTGAAKAVGLVLPALQGKMHGLAIRVPTANVSLVDLVAETERVVTVAEVNAALRKAADGELKGILGFCEEPLVSVDFNGNSLSSIVDSLSTSVVDGTLVKVLSWYDNEWGYSCRVRDLIKFIGSR, via the coding sequence ATGGCGATTAAGGCTGCGATCAACGGATTCGGTCGCATCGGTCGAAATGCGTTTCGAGCGGCGCTGGAAGATCCCGCGTTGGAGTTCGTGGCGGTCAATGACATCACCGATGCCAGGACGCTCGCGCACCTGTTGAAGTACGATTCTGTCCATGGGACGCTACAAGCAGAGGTACAGGCCAAAGAGAACGCTATCGTCGTAGACGGCCGCGAGATCAAGGTCTTTGCTCAGAGAGACCCGGCGGCGCTCCCCTGGAAAGAGCTGGGGATACAGGTCGTCGTCGAATCGACCGGACGCTTCACCGACAAGGCGGGCGCGAGTAAGCATCTTCAGGCCGGGGCGCAGAAGGTCATCATTTCAGCGCCGGCCAAGGACCCGGACATCACCATTGTTCTGGGTGTCAATGAGACGATGTATGATCCGACGAAGCATGCGGTCATCAGCAATGCATCCTGCACCACCAACTGCCTTGCGCCCATCGCGAAGGTGATCATGGAGCAGTTCGGGATTCGCCATAGCCTCGTGACCACCATCCATTCCTATACCAACGACCAGCAGATCCTGGATCTGCCCCATTCTGATCTCCGCCGGGCGAGGGCTGCCGCTCTCTCCCAGATACCCACCAGCACCGGGGCGGCCAAAGCGGTGGGCCTGGTGCTTCCTGCGCTTCAGGGAAAGATGCACGGGCTCGCCATCCGCGTCCCGACGGCGAACGTCTCGCTGGTCGATCTCGTTGCGGAGACGGAGCGGGTGGTCACGGTCGCAGAGGTCAATGCGGCCCTTCGGAAGGCTGCCGACGGAGAATTGAAGGGGATCCTCGGTTTCTGCGAGGAGCCGTTGGTCTCTGTCGATTTTAACGGCAATTCGCTTTCGTCGATTGTGGATAGTCTTTCGACATCGGTCGTAGACGGCACCCTAGTCAAGGTGCTGTCCTGGTATGACAATGAGTGGGGCTATTCCTGTCGAGTCCGCGATTTGATCAAGTTTATCGGTAGTCGGTGA